A single genomic interval of Camelina sativa cultivar DH55 chromosome 11, Cs, whole genome shotgun sequence harbors:
- the LOC104728340 gene encoding germin-like protein subfamily 1 member 11 — protein sequence MVLQGPLFDYNTKPYLNKLFSLSKSCLCILISYLLEHLPKEITSNTSWNYPTADRVFVNGKFCKDPKLATADDFSFSGLHNARPVNNAVRSNVTAVNVNKLPGLNTLGISLVRIDYGIGGQNPPHTHPRATEILVVGEGTLLVGFVTSNPDNRLISKTLNAGDVFVFPEGLIHFQANIGHSPAVAFAALSSQNPGVITIANTVFGSNPAINPNILARAFQLDPRIVVDLQGKFKK from the exons ATGGTGCTCCAAGGTCCTTTGTTC gattaCAACACAAAACCTTATCTAAATAAGCTCTTTTCCTTATCTAAATCTTGTTTGTGCATCCTTATCTCTTATCTCCTTGAGCACCTTCCTAAAGAGATAACTTCTAACAcaagttggaattatccaacagCAGACCGTG TTTTTGTTAACGGAAAGTTCTGCAAAGACCCAAAGCTCGCGACCGCGGATGACTTCTCTTTCTCAGGGCTTCACAATGCAAGACCCGTAAATAATGCAGTCAGATCAAATGTGACAGCCGTCAATGTTAACAAACTTCCAGGGTTAAACACCCTTGGAATCTCACTTGTCCGTATCGATTATGGAATTGGCGGACAGAACCCACCTCACACCCATCCACGTGCCACCGAGATCTTGGTTGTCGGGGAAGGAACACTTCTAGTTGGGTTTGTAACATCAAACCCAGACAATCGCCTCATCAGCAAAACACTCAACGCAGGTGATGTATTTGTGTTTCCAGAGGGACTCATCCATTTCCAAGCAAACATTGGTCATTCACCAGCGGTTGCATTCGCCGCTCTAAGCAGCCAGAACCCAGGTGTCATCACTATTGCCAACACCGTGTTTGGGTCTAACCCAGCCATAAACCCAAATATTCTTGCAAGGGCGTTCCAGTTGGACCCTAGAATTGTCGTGGATCTACAGGGCAAGTTCAAGAAATAA